GATGGGCGAGGGCTTCACTTGGGAAACCCAGGACCGCCAGCGTGACATCGCCGCCGCCGAGGCCGCATGGGCGGTGTCCCAGGAACTGCTGCGTGACCCGTCGATCGGTCTGGTGGTGCTGGATGAGTTGAACATCGCCCTCAAGCACGGCTACCTCGACCTCGATCAGGTTCTCAGTGATTTGCAGGCGCGTCCGCCGATGCAGCACGTGGTGGTCACCGGTCGCGGCGCCAAGCCAGAGATGATCGAACTGGCCGACACAGTCACCGACATGGGCGTGATCAAGCACGCGTTCCAGGCCGGCATCAAAGCGCAAAAAGGCGTCGAGTTGTGAGCCGCACTTTATGAATAGTCATCGTCATTGCCCGGCGGTATTGATTGCCGC
This region of Pseudomonas mandelii genomic DNA includes:
- the cobO gene encoding cob(I)yrinic acid a,c-diamide adenosyltransferase, coding for MTDSPDRDERHLARMQRKKAVIDERIANSPNECGLLLVLTGNGKGKSSSAFGMLARSMGHGMQCGVVQFIKGRNSTGEELFFRRFPEQVRFHVMGEGFTWETQDRQRDIAAAEAAWAVSQELLRDPSIGLVVLDELNIALKHGYLDLDQVLSDLQARPPMQHVVVTGRGAKPEMIELADTVTDMGVIKHAFQAGIKAQKGVEL